aaaaacaaaaaccccAAAGATTGTGCTGTGTAACCGCGATAACTGTGAAATTCAGATACCGTCTGCAAATAAATGTTCATTCCAGGGCCTTGAAGACCCCAATCATTACACACCACGCGAGTTGTTAGAAAACTTTCCTCTTCCAAGGCAAGTCGAAATAATTGACGAAAGTCTTTACAGGTTAGGATCAGCGTATATATGTTCTAAGGAACTTGATTTCCAGTCAGTTAcaacaaactattttttattgtttacattCGAACCCAAAACTGGCCCTCTGTTTTCAGGATTTGAACTACGACACCAAGTTAAGTGTTGTGAATTAGTCGATCCGACTGCGTTGAAACTCAGTAGACGTATAGACAACAGACAGGTTGGCGAGACGTTTtctacaatatttttgtttgaagaaAATCAAGATGACCATACTGTATTTTCTGTGATTGGTAGACATTGCTCAACTCCAGTAACAAGATTAAAAGGTGTTTTATAACTTTTACTTTTCTGTCCTTTGTAATGAATTCCGTTATACAGAATatagtttaaaataataatttttttgtaaaagttaattctttaacattatcaatttaatattttagaaaaataatttgaatattgaCTTCACCCGGCTTAACAATGcttttatttttaatagtttaaaACACGACTACTTTATATTGCTATTCAGATATTAACGTTTTCATTGATTCAAATATTTCATATGGTATGGTGAATAGTACATTACATACAAATCTTTGccagagtgttttttttttctttctatttttttggaGGAGGGgtctaaaatttatataaaatgcatgttattttatttacaattgtagAATTTTATTCTGAAGGGTTTAATATgtgatatacatattttttttcactattcaatgttttcatcatttttgaCAGTCGCTCTTAATTCTGTAGGggcaaacaaatttaatttgcgGCTCCTCCTTCCTCTGATTCCCTTTAGAAAATTATGTTCAAAATTTCTATCCGCTTACAAAGATGTTGTTCACAGTAAATGGAAAGTAATTATTGCGGAGAACTGTCACCGGATTTTGTATTGTCCACCTTATAATAGCACGTAGCTATATAAGAtaggtatatcatttttttattcaatgggCATGGAGTATATAACAGTATTTTATaccaaatgaaaatcaaatttaagattttgtatagataaaATGAGTCAAGTCCGATGTGCGTTCGCTTAAATTCGTGGAAAAGGCAGCAAAAACAAATACCACGAAAGTTGGTTTCCCAAAAATACTTTCACAGTACTATATTTTTCTAATTATCGATTGTGTTTCTAATGGTTGATTACCTATATGTTGCAATGGGTAAAAAACTTAATGCATTATAGCATGGGTATCGACAATACCGTGGTTTTAATTTATGACGTAACAATTTTTACTTATTGAAAAATCGTTTGATATACATTGTAGGTAATTCATAGCGTGAAGTGTTCttgttatcttttataaaaaaaatttcatccaCTTGAGAAGAAACAAtcggtgttttttttaaagaaagaaataactATCCGTGCTACTTTAGAAAGGGAGCTCTGCACAACATGTgtactttttttaatgaaactaccaataatgaaaatttatttatttttcaagataTGAACATACCTGAAGGAAAGACTGGAGCACATGAAATGTCAGATAGTGACTTCGGATTCGCAGACGCTGATTTAGAATCTTGTGAGTCAACGCTTACGACTGAAATAGGCAAAACATGCAACACACCACATTTTTCAGAACGTAATAACACACTACCAAAGCAAACTGAACGAAAATATTTGCGTAGATTATCTACTCAAGAGGAGTTCATAAATTCCATCGATGATAGCGATACCACATCCGATCGCTCCTCAGGagaatatgtaaatgttcaatTAGACAGAGAGGAAACACCGCCATTACCAGAACGAACATACATTGACCCTCCTATTGCACAAGATGATATTCAGACTAATTCTGATAATTATGTAGCAGGTACAGAGCCAGTCATAGCCGATGAAGGAGAAAATACAAAATCCGAAATCAGCAATAAAGAACCTGAAAAACGATCAGAGGTACCAAGAATAAGTCGGCCAGAGAGTGATCTCAAATCAATTACAATGGTTGAGCTTGGAAATCTGCTTAAAAATGTTAAGCTTGGTAAATTTGCCGATATATGCTTAGAAGAACAAGTTGATGGCGAAATTTTCATGGAAATGACTGATGAAATTCTGAGAGAGGAACCGTTTAGTTTGAATCGATTCGAAATTTTGAAAGTGACAAAATTAAAGGGGGGATGGAATCCGAAATAAGTACAATGACATTTTTCATTATATCTTCTTGGCAGAGTCACACAAATGGAATTATGCATGTGTTTACATAGGTATCAAACAATATGTTGTGATATCTACGTTCATCGTAAAATAAATGACTTTAACCTACAGCATAATCAATTTTACAAAAGTTAcctatatcattttgttttttggtaGTCATATTATATAGTTCTTCAAGGTTCATAttgaccctatggctaaaatggttatgtttagcgctataaaaccaggtttaagccaccattttctacatttgaaaatgcctgtaccaagtcaggaatatgacagttcttgtcctttcgtttttgatgtgttttattatttgattttgccatgtgatgatggactttccgattagattttcctctgagttcagtattttttgtgatct
This sequence is a window from Mytilus edulis chromosome 1, xbMytEdul2.2, whole genome shotgun sequence. Protein-coding genes within it:
- the LOC139500701 gene encoding uncharacterized protein; this translates as MDLSDVQGKLYPQKVILDTSIQTVTGEEVRAGTEICVLLCEKLVVCIGDGDYLNVNVGCSTRITDKFDRIYLNPGNNELFADNHCNGETFKSFNELCCERPRYFSCNKDLFAIDENECIVRVTSGEKLEFKTIQANTSVRKKTKTPKIVLCNRDNCEIQIPSANKCSFQGLEDPNHYTPRELLENFPLPRQVEIIDESLYRLGSAYICSKELDFQSVTTNYFLLFTFEPKTGPLFSGFELRHQVKCCELVDPTALKLSRRIDNRQVGETFSTIFLFEENQDDHTVFSVIGRHCSTPVTRLKDMNIPEGKTGAHEMSDSDFGFADADLESCESTLTTEIGKTCNTPHFSERNNTLPKQTERKYLRRLSTQEEFINSIDDSDTTSDRSSGEYVNVQLDREETPPLPERTYIDPPIAQDDIQTNSDNYVAGTEPVIADEGENTKSEISNKEPEKRSEVPRISRPESDLKSITMVELGNLLKNVKLGKFADICLEEQVDGEIFMEMTDEILREEPFSLNRFEILKVTKLKGGWNPK